The DNA sequence GCACCCGCTTAAAACAATCAGGAGACAATATGATTCGTGTTGAGAATCTGGTAAAAAATTACGGGACGTTGCGCGCCGTCAATAGCATCAATTTTCAAGTTAATGATGGAGAAATTCTGGGATTCCTGGGGCCGAACGGAGCGGGAAAATCGACGACCTTGAAAATGATGACGACCTATCTTGCGCCCACATCCGGCAATGTCTATGTTGACCAACTCAATATTCTCGAGCACTCACTCGACATCAGGCGGATGATCGGTTATTTACCGGAACTTAATCCGCTGTATGTTGAAATGAATGTGTATGATTATTTGCAATTTGTTGCGTCGGCAAGAGAGATTACAGGGCAAGCATTCAAAAAGCGGTTGGGCGAAGTAGTTGATCTGTGCGGATTACGCGGCGTGATCCATAAATATATTTCCGAGCTTTCAAAAGGTTACCGTCAACGCGTCGGCTTGGCTCAAGCGATCTTTCATGATCCGAAAATTCTGATTCTGGATGAACCTTCCAGCGGCTTGGATCCTAATCAAATTGTTGAGATCAGGGAATTGATCAAAAACCTCGGCAAGAAAAAAACTCTGATCATGTCCAGTCACATTTTGCAGGAAATCGAACTGACGGCCGACCGGATGGTGATCATCAATAAAGGCGAAATCGTGGCAGATGGTACGACGGAAGAATTGATGCAATCATTCAAAGGCAAAACGGTTTTGACTCTTGAATTAAAAAATGCCAACGAAGCCGATATCAACGGTATTGTAGGAACAGTGAAGGCCGTCAACGTAGCAAAAGTCGTTAACCTGAATGGAACGATGACCGTT is a window from the bacterium genome containing:
- a CDS encoding ATP-binding cassette domain-containing protein, producing MIRVENLVKNYGTLRAVNSINFQVNDGEILGFLGPNGAGKSTTLKMMTTYLAPTSGNVYVDQLNILEHSLDIRRMIGYLPELNPLYVEMNVYDYLQFVASAREITGQAFKKRLGEVVDLCGLRGVIHKYISELSKGYRQRVGLAQAIFHDPKILILDEPSSGLDPNQIVEIRELIKNLGKKKTLIMSSHILQEIELTADRMVIINKGEIVADGTTEELMQSFKGKTVLTLELKNANEADINGIVGTVKAVNVAKVVNLNGTMTVQLEYPNTIDPRSDIFDYAVSRRWTILEMGRYKVSLEDVFRTLTVEGGVQNG